The nucleotide sequence ATTTACCTCAGTGTTGAGACGTATCTAATACATTATGCaccatttctctctcacacacacacacacacacacacacacacacacacacacacacacacacacacacacacacttttttgctTAATTCAAAGACCTAGTACCCATACTGAGAAGAAAGCAGGGTATCTCTGCAGTGATAGCCCACAAGGGAAGGCGTCTTGATCCAGACTATAGGGGAAAACAAGATTTGTTTtacaacattgttttaaaattcacAAATATATCTATGTTTGTGTCAACAATTAAAGACTATGAACAGAGAATAATAAATATGACTAATCACATAATTAACAGTTATTCAGCACCTATGTTCAAAACATCTGACATTCATTAATTTATTAATCCTCATGAAAACTTCATGATGTAGGTAAATATACTCCTTTTAGCGATGGGGAAATTGAAGCAGACAcaatttagggtaaaattttcaaaagcgcctaagtctcatttttcaaagtaattgtggcccagatgctcaaaggtacttaggctcctAGCTGCCATTGAAATCTGGGTCTTTGTGGCTTCAGGCCTTATGCATTTAGGAGCCCAAGCCTCACTGAAAGccccatttaaaaatgttactcTTAATGACTCATCCACTTGACAAAGGATGATGGTACCAGCGGTGGGATTAAAATCCAGAAATAAGGAATTTCTGATGTCCAGCCCTAGGCCAGCTAAGAGTAAAAGACTGGAAGAAATCCCCTCCCTCCAAAGCTGTTGTATGACAGCTTACTCAGAGGGACTCCTGCACCCAAAGCAGGGTTTTCATAACACTGAGGGGAAGCTGCACAAAAGTCAATGCAATTTACAACTACATTACATTTTTGGCAAATTACTGATAGTGTGGGTTTCCCCATATTTCTGCTTCGAAAACTGTGTCTTTTACTGCATTAGGagtacactttttttaaaaaaaatggcatgaACTCCGCACTCTCCTTGTTTCAGTAGTGTTATCATTGTACTATAATTTTGTGGAAACTAAGGGCTCAATTCTCTGTTCCTCCCAAAAGCGGATTATTGCACAAATGGAAGGGCAGTTCAAAGAGGGTTGTAAATGCCCCCTTTCATGCTTTTTTCCCTGGCAAGAACAATTCCACCCCATAGTAATATTTTATAAAGCGTATTTCCATTCAAGACTGGAAAACTCATTGCAGATGACTGAACTGTGAAGTTTTGTGTGCCCACACACAAcagaaaagcaaggaaaataAATCTCAAAATTTACTTTGGTTCTGACCctgttcccactgacttccacaggAGCAGGATATTGTGCTAAttgcagtttgtttttatttgccacACTTTTTGTGGTCTTACCTCACGATATGCAGCTTCTGAGAGACATGCAGCTAAATGACTGGAAAAGTTATTTCAAGTGCTTTCCCTCAGTGATGTGCGGTCAATGTCTTAACATAGGACTCCCACCATTTCTTTCCGTATGGCCTGTACTAAACACGACATCTCCTGGGGAAATGCGTTACAGAGAGAGGGACTGAGGGATGGGAGAAATCTACTCATTCCTTTACCCAGTTAAACAAAAATGCCTTCTCATAACCCAGGAGGGAAGTGACACCACTTGGCAAAGAAAACTCGTAAAGTGCCCTTCGCTGGAATTGTTTATACTTTTTACTGAAAAAGAAACCAAGCCAAATTCCATTCTcggttacatcagtgtaactacaGAGTAAAGCTGCTGAAGTCAGCAGAGATACTTTGGACTATTGATGTTAAACCTGAGAGTTGAATTTAGTCTACTGAGTATAGTGAGAGCATAACACAACGTTGTGTAGTCTGAAGTTGGGGAGAAAGGTAAGAACTCTTTAGGGAAGTCTGGAGTTACCCTTCATTAGGATATCACTTAAGAAAACCCTTGAAATTTAGTGGAAGCTGGTCCATTTCAAAGGCAAAATATTTGCACTTCAGGCATATTTTTATGAGCTGAAGAACTAAGTCATCTCCAGCAGGGATGACTTAGCAATGTCCAAATGAGGACATGGAAACTATTCCAACCTTCCCTTCAGTTTGGTGGCAGCATTTGAAGAGACTCCCTCGCAACACATCACTACTTTTCCCGTTAGACCTTAAATCCACTTCCTTGGAATAAACCGGGGTAAAGAACCAAAGGGAATGTGTGTTTGGTATTTACTAACATTGCCTAAAATTTTCTctctatttatatatattatttacatatatatgagAGACTAATAAAATAACAGTACTAATTATGTGTAACACATACATAGTGCTTTTCAAAGTATTTAATCCTCATGACAACACAGCAATGCAGATaggtattattatcctcattttaatGATGGGGAAATTGAAACAGAGAGGATTAGGTGACTTGACAAAAGTCATATATGAAGTCTATGTCCTacccaggattagaactcaggaattcctggctcccagccccaaatTCAGACCTCTAGAGGATGATAAAAGAAGGCAAGAAAAACCTCACCACCCAAACTGCTGTATGGCTTCCTCTAGCACATGCATCTATTCGGCTCAAGTCCTATTTAGCTTTTCCTTTCCATAAACAGATCTAGGGCCTGATCAACAGAGGCTGATGGGAGAATGCCCACTGAGTTTGAGAAAAGTGGGACCAGGCCCTCCGTTTCCAGATTTACTGTGTGAAGATAGCACCTGCGGAACAAGGAGATTTCATCCTGATCCTTTTCAGCGTGTTCTCACAAGGTGGTTAAAAACATACAATTCCTGGAGCGTAAGTGTACAAACTGTCTGCTTGTATGACCTGAAAATATACATTAACAGGAAACAACCCCTGCCTGAGTATGACCGGGATCTGGCCATGTGTGTGGGTGACACTCTAATTGTTTGTGCTCGTAACCCTGTATGTATGTGAATGGCAtaaatttagaaatgaaaataaagccTTAGCAAGATCTTTCATTATATGAAAACTAGGCTAGTAATTTTGAAACCGCAAAAAGCTTTTTTTAGGGAAAATCTCTCTCCGGAGGCTGAAGGAAGTGTGGGGGTGCTGGATTCCCAGTGACACCTTATGACATCATTCACCCTGTGAGAGTGCAGATTGGCCACCATATCTGCAGCAGAGTTTAAATTCATGCACTCGTGGAGGAGGCTCCAGCTACCAAAGCAACAGGGCGATACAGGTATTTAACTGGTCCTATGCCTTTGTGACATCTGACGTGCCAAAGCTAAGAAGTCCTGAAGAAAGCCTGTGTGACGTGCATACAGAAGtaactattttaatttctttggttTATTCTCAAAAATGAAACAGCATGTACATGTTAACAGTTCTTGAGCTGTGATTTATAGAAAAGCACAACAGAACATctgtgggaaagagagagaggaggggtagggggcagattgtttgtttgttttctaaggAAAAAGCAAAAGCTCATCTCTCATTTTGAGATCTGTGTGCGCTTATTTAAGCAAGTAAAATGATGTAGTGTTTCCTTCCTAAAGCACATTTATCTTTTGTTTCTGTGTCACATGTTTATCTGATTTACCCAGTGTATAAATCTGTGAGTAAAGATGTTTATATGTAAGGCCTTATAATTCTGATTTTCTTTgccttggggggggagggggaaatgcagCAAATTTGTGACAGACAGCTATGGTGTTAGAGTATCCCGTGCAATAGACTCAGTCTCAGACATATCCTTTTGCACAAAGACACCGTGGAAcggattctgccacctttacccTTCTTGCAGCGCGCCTTGCTCCACAATTATTGTGTAGTTAGATGCTACTTCGTGTGAGTcggggtggcagaatcaggccccctgtTAGTCTGAAAGAGTGAAAATGTGTTGACTTACCCATTGCAATGTTTATGGTTGATGTTACACAAAAGGGTTTAATTCTCAAAGAAAAAGATTACTTAAACCCACTCCTAAAATCTGTTCTTTGTGAAGCATTAGACTGATTCAGTGAGACTGAATTTGCCCCCCAGTTAGCCTATTCCAGAATTTTGTTTGGGATGGACAGATTGTGTGCAAGGCTCCATGTGATTTTTCTCCACTACTAATTTaggataaaaatgtaaatattaaaacaaagtaCCAATAGCAATAGACAACATTTGGTACTGTAACCGTGATCTGTGGTACTAAACTTTTTAACAGGTTGATAAGCAGCCCTGGGTGACACAGTCATTAAGgaactagatttcagagtaacagccgtgttagtctgtattcgcaaaaagaaaaggagtacttgtggcaccttagagactaaccaatttatttgagcataagctttcgtgagctagctgtagctcacgaaagtttatgctcaaataaattagttagtctctaaggtgccacaagtactccttttcttattaaggAACTAGCGAATCATAAACTGTTTTGCACCCTGTCATTAAAGTTTAATCAAGAAAAATCTGCATTTCCCCAGGTATCCCCTATTCCAAACCAAAATATGAAATTTAACTTAATCTTCATGGCCCAGCTTCAAAAGCCAATAGAGATTTTGGGTGCTAGACAAGAGCATGGGCTCAGCACTCTTTACAAATCAGGATCTTTTAacgtgtctcaggttgggcaccaaAAAtcgaggcatccaaaatcactaggtgcttttgaaaatcttatatGCTGTTATAATCAGTCATGCTGAATTTCAATTAAGAGCATGTGAAAATACTCTTTTGTAACACCCCTACTTCATTGCAGCTGCAGACACTATAATCAATATGAAGACAGTACTCCTGGTAATCTCTCTCTGGGCTTTATCCTGTGCTCATCCTGTAAGTACTTATTATAAATCATTAAAATCCCTAGTCTCAGCATTTCAAGCATGCCCAAGACCTTCTGTACCACTTCTGTTCATTCATAAGTTGTCTTTTCAATGTGTTTAGGTGCCCAGCCATCAAAATGCCCATTCTGAGAGCTCTGAAGAACAGGGGGTAAGTTGACCATCAAGAGTTTTTCAGAAGACTCTATTTCAGCAAATAGCTTATGAAACAGTATTGTAAAGCGGAACTGGTCTCTGGTTAATAGCGCTCGAAACACTACTAGATTAAAATAGTTGCTACACTTCTAGGCTTTGAGTTATATCcatttttcaaggtcattttaaTTGATAATGGTTTCAGCCATTTCTACatacaccctctcccccccacccccatatgtGGAGATGATAACTAGGTGACAAATTGCATTACATGCTTTCGGCCACCTCATCTACGTGTTGCCCACTAATCCATCCCCACAGGACTTACTGTAACAATCCAAAGATCTGAACAGCTTCAGAGAGCTGCCATTTGAAATAGGAATGCTGCCAGAGCAATGTTTCCTCCTTCACCACCAAATAtggaatttcttcctgaccttCCCACAATGCGAGGCACGAGACAGGCATGGTTCAGCCATGGACCAATAGCTACTCTTTAAATGTAATAGTATCACAGCTTTCAAGTTTGGTATCTTCCAAACCCATAATGCTAGAAATGGGAACTTTATACCACTGGAAAGAAGAAAGTCCCATCTTCCCAGTGGGGGACAAATAATTTGTTCCTGACTCTGAAAGCTTATACTTTGTTGGTTCTAAAAAAAATGGAACTGGTAGACTCCAAACCACTTGTGGTTTTGgttttcctgagcccaaaagcctCCCATGGTTTCGCAAATCTCTATCAATGAAATTTAAGTGACAACACCAAATAATTTCTGGATATAATTTTGAATGATCCCTTTACAAAAAACCCAATTAGTTCATTTGAAACGCCAGCTGCATCCATGGCAACTATAATAAAAACACTCCTTTTATTTTACTCAAACTGAAATTACTTGAGTATAAAAAGATTCAGAGCACTTCAAAATGCATGAGCTGTTACTAAGACAGAgccatcatatatatatatacccatCTCTTTTACTCAATAAAAACCACAAGATGAAGCATAACCAAATGTTTGGGGTTTCTTGCATAAGGCAAGCTGTGGTTCTCATTAGAAACAAATAAAACCCGTGCAGAGGAACTGGTAATTAAGAGTCTTCGCACTGCTTGCCTGACCCAAAGCCAAATGGTAATAAGCAGTTTACTTTACACCAATGGACACAATGTGGCCCTTACCATGGCATCAGTAAAACCGCAATAACATTTGCTTAATCAAAGTACCTTAATTTCGCCTTTTTGTGCAGGACACAGCAAGCGAAGAAAGTCTGAATGAGGAAGCAGATTGGGCTGGCGATGCTTACAGCAGTCCTAAAAGCAGTGCAGAAACTGGAGGAGAGGACTCCAATGCTGATGAGCATGATGGCACTGATGAAGAAAACCACGACCCATCCGTGGCTTCTAGCAGGAGCTCTGAAAGTCATCCAGATGATGTCGATGCAAGGAGCACTCAAGACTATGACGAGGATGACAGTTTCCGAATTCAGCAGGCTCATCGTAAAAATTGGGCTGATCATGAGGATTCTGGTGACCTTGATGATGTGGAAGAAGTAGATGAAAACAGTCATGGTGATCAATCAACTGAGAAAAACTCTCTGGTAAGTGTACATAGCTCTCCTGTATAAGGCTCAGTTTCCTAGCAGGTAACATTCTTCTTCTGCCAGTTGTCTGAGCAGAAAAAGTGGTTAGCAGTCTTAATTCAATCTGCCGTAAACATAGGGCTACAACATAACACATCCCAGATAATTTGCTGTAAATTAACACATCCCAGATAATTTGCTGTAATCAGATCAGGCTCTGTTTTCAAGAGACAGAGGACTGTGCTAACTGAGCTGAGTTTTGGAGAACAAATTTGGATTTGGGTAAGTGCATGGGAAATAGAGTATCACTCCTCTGGCTTTGTAATGGGAGCAGTGTGTCAATTAAAGACAAACAAATTGGATGTATTTGAAATTCACATATATGCAAAATTGTTATAGGACAAAATTTGTCTACATGGAAAAACATAACCAAAAATATACAATTGTGTAAAATTATATCTGAAATGAAGTCCTATCCCCCATTTTTTTTCACCACTAGATTATAGTCCTTCACATGAAAAACGTTGTTCAGATACCTAACAGACTTGTGGACATATGGAAAGCATTATTTTCTTATATCTTTATGGTCAAAAGCATAAAAACTCAATATTCATccatgggtcagattttcaaaagagctcaataTCAGCAGCTCCCATTTTTTATTGCACAAATGGGCCTGAAATCAATTACTATAAATTTGAAAACAACACTGgtcaagattttccaaagagcacaGCACCATGGAGTCCATGTGGAAGTTCTGGCTTTTTTCAGAATGGTGCAATGGGCCAGATCACTGCTTTTAGTGTTGTGGACCATTACTGTAGAATATTTTAGGAGTTATATTAAGGCATATACAATTACATGTAGAAATGGAACAAACCAAATCCCTCTATCCAAACACCCAGAACTTCAAAAGATGGATCAGAATTTTGTGGCTTGAGACATGTTATATCACATCATGCTCTATTTATAGTGAGTGTGATGAAGCCATGTCATCCCAAACCAAGTAATGCCATAAACTAAAATTCACCCCTCTCCTGCCATAAATCCAGTGAGGACACACATTTTAAACGAGTGGATTACTTGTTTACAGTATCTAAATTGAATCCTAGCAGAGCAGCAATTTCTAGGGGGACTTATTTTTAAGACTCCTAAAATGTTAACTGAAgtaacattattattttatttggtgGTTTGAAATCTAATTTGTTAGATATACATTTTAAGgcatactgggccaaattctgctctcagttacacccatgtagCATTACGAGTTTTGATGCAGTAGCACGAGTATAAATGATAGTAGTATTTGGCCTACACAATTTAGTGAACAAGTCGCATTTGTAAAATACAGCAAGGAAGTGTTTACAATGATTTCTCTTTGCCACATCTCTAGGAGGATGTAAACGAGACTCTTGCTATTGACTGCAGTGACCATGGAGATCACCACGCCAGGGACAGCAGAGAATCAGAAGACAACGGTGACATTGAAAATGATGGATTTCTTTATCTATCCAACGGCTTCGACTCTAGCAAGGGGGACGAGGAAAGAAATTATCTGACAGATGAGGAAGATGAGAGCGGAGATGATACCTTTGATGAAAATAACGAGGAAGAAATTAACGGGGCAGACCCTCGATACCCTGCTCGTCCCACTGGAACAGATGAGCACAGTGCAGTTGCTGATGGAGATCTAGATGGTGACCATAGAGCTACCGCTATGGGGAAAAAAGATAGCAGCAGCAGCGAGAGCAgcgagagcagcagcagcagcagcgagagcagcgagagcagcagcagcagcgagagcagcagcagcagcgagagcAGCGAGAGCAGAGGCTTTGGTCATGGGGAGGATGCCAGTCGTGGCAGGCATGTCCCCAGCAAAGGAAATCGAGGCGACAGTGACAGTGCCAGCAGTAGCCAAGAGGAGAGAGATGATTCTGATGATGAAGGAATGCAAGGTGATGACCCATCCTTCTTTGACAGCGAAGCTGGCAATTCCAACATGGTTCATGGTGCCATTCATTCCAAAGAGAGCAGCCAAGAAACCAGTAGGGAGCACCTCTACGGCAAGCGGAAAAGCACCAATAAATCACAGAaaccttcccagagccacgtgtTCCGAAATGGTGATGATACTTCAGAAGAGGATGATAGCGCAGAGCACAGTGACAGTAAATCCAAAGAGGACAGCAAGTCCACAGAAGACAACAGTTGTTCTGAAGAACACGTTGCCAGCCACTCCAGAGAGGATGTCACCAGCCAGTCAAAGGAAAATGTCACCAGCCACTCCAGGGAGGATGTCTCCAGTCAATCAAGTGAAGAGAgtagtgaatcccaggaagaaaATGAGGAAAACTCCAAAGACGTGGATAGCAAATCAGATGAACACAGCGGTAGCAAATCTAAAGAAGGTCAGGAAGACAGAGACTCCCCTGAGGATGACAGCAATACATCAGAAAGTGACAGTGAATCCACAGAAGACACGAGGGACCGTAGCAAATCAGAGGAGAAGAGTAAATCTACAGAGGACAACTTGGAATCAGAAGAAGATAAGGATGGACCATCTCACAGTAAATCGGTTGAGAGCAGAAGTACTTCAGAAGAGAGCAGTAGCAGTGAAGAGAGCAATGCCAGTGATTCGAATGAAGAGGACATCAGTTCTGAAGAGCAGCAAGGCCAAGACAGCAAGTCTGCAGAAACCAGTGATAGTGAATCGAACGAAGAGGAAGATAGTGAATCCAGAGAGCACACTGCAAGTCAATCAAGCAGCCAGGAAGATGATAGTGTATCAAGGAGCATGGACATTGAAAGCAGAAAGTTAGTGCTTGATGTTTATCACAACAAACCCATTGGTGATTATGATGACAATGACTGCCAGGATGGgtattaaaatatacattaaaaatccAAACTATATATgacttgtgggggggagggaaaaatcttttaatttatttacCCTATAGACAGTATTAAGGTCAGCAGTTCCTTCTGAGAAATATTCTGTGAACAATAAGGGCATGATGATTTTGTAGGATTTCACTATTTCAGCTGGTGTTTGCCCAatgtgaaattaaatgaaaaatgatgCTTTAAATATGAAAAGGATAAATCTAAGTGAGAAGCTGATTTATGATCCTAGAACTGAATTAgtacaaaaaaaggaaaagctaaATATTAGTTAGGAGAAGtgtttgcaaataaaataaatgtatttttcaggGAAGATAGACCCACCACTGTGCTAGCTTTATGTTCTCCTATAATTC is from Chelonia mydas isolate rCheMyd1 chromosome 4, rCheMyd1.pri.v2, whole genome shotgun sequence and encodes:
- the DMP1 gene encoding dentin matrix acidic phosphoprotein 1, with protein sequence MKTVLLVISLWALSCAHPVPSHQNAHSESSEEQGDTASEESLNEEADWAGDAYSSPKSSAETGGEDSNADEHDGTDEENHDPSVASSRSSESHPDDVDARSTQDYDEDDSFRIQQAHRKNWADHEDSGDLDDVEEVDENSHGDQSTEKNSLEDVNETLAIDCSDHGDHHARDSRESEDNGDIENDGFLYLSNGFDSSKGDEERNYLTDEEDESGDDTFDENNEEEINGADPRYPARPTGTDEHSAVADGDLDGDHRATAMGKKDSSSSESSESSSSSSESSESSSSSESSSSSESSESRGFGHGEDASRGRHVPSKGNRGDSDSASSSQEERDDSDDEGMQGDDPSFFDSEAGNSNMVHGAIHSKESSQETSREHLYGKRKSTNKSQKPSQSHVFRNGDDTSEEDDSAEHSDSKSKEDSKSTEDNSCSEEHVASHSREDVTSQSKENVTSHSREDVSSQSSEESSESQEENEENSKDVDSKSDEHSGSKSKEGQEDRDSPEDDSNTSESDSESTEDTRDRSKSEEKSKSTEDNLESEEDKDGPSHSKSVESRSTSEESSSSEESNASDSNEEDISSEEQQGQDSKSAETSDSESNEEEDSESREHTASQSSSQEDDSVSRSMDIESRKLVLDVYHNKPIGDYDDNDCQDGY